In Streptomyces sp. NBC_00091, the following proteins share a genomic window:
- a CDS encoding FAD-dependent oxidoreductase, translating into MTTERLVVVGGDAAGMSAASQARRLKDPAELEIIAFERGHFTSYSACGIPYWIGGLVGERDDLIARTPEEHRARDIDLRTRTEVVELDLPGRRVRARDLESGAESWTGYDKLVLATGARPVRPKLPGIGAHGVYGVQSLDDGQRLMEGLERTPGRRAVVVGAGYIGVEMAEALVGRGYEVTVLHRGEQPMATLDPDMGSLVHGAMNGMGIRTVSRAEVTEVLTDEEGRARAVATADGQEYPADVVVLGIGVEPRTALARAAGLPLGESGGLLTDLSMRVRGHEEVWAGGDCVEVLDLVAGRNRHIPLGTHANKHGQVIGSGVGGGYATFPGVVGTAVSKVCDLEIARTGLRERDAREAGLRFVTATIRSTNTAGYYPGAAAMTVKMLAERRTGRLLGVQIVGGAGSAKRVDVAAVALTAGMTVEQIVSLDLGYAPPFSPVWDPVLVAARRAVSAVRAAGV; encoded by the coding sequence ATGACGACGGAACGACTGGTGGTGGTCGGCGGTGACGCGGCGGGGATGTCCGCCGCGTCACAGGCCCGGCGGCTCAAGGACCCGGCGGAGCTGGAGATCATCGCCTTCGAGCGGGGCCACTTCACCTCGTACTCCGCCTGCGGGATCCCGTACTGGATCGGCGGCCTGGTCGGCGAGCGGGACGACCTGATCGCCCGCACCCCCGAGGAGCACCGCGCCCGGGACATCGACCTGCGCACCCGCACGGAGGTCGTGGAGCTGGACCTGCCCGGCCGCCGGGTACGCGCCCGGGACCTGGAGAGCGGCGCCGAGTCCTGGACGGGCTACGACAAGCTGGTCCTGGCGACCGGCGCCCGCCCGGTCCGCCCGAAGCTGCCGGGGATCGGCGCGCACGGGGTGTACGGGGTCCAGTCCCTGGACGACGGGCAGCGCCTGATGGAGGGCCTCGAGCGTACGCCGGGCCGCCGGGCGGTCGTCGTCGGCGCGGGGTACATCGGCGTGGAGATGGCGGAAGCCCTGGTCGGGCGGGGGTACGAGGTCACCGTCCTGCACCGCGGCGAGCAGCCGATGGCCACCCTGGACCCGGACATGGGCAGCCTGGTGCACGGCGCGATGAACGGCATGGGGATCCGTACGGTCTCCCGCGCCGAGGTCACGGAGGTCCTCACCGACGAGGAGGGCCGGGCCCGCGCGGTGGCCACCGCGGACGGGCAGGAGTACCCGGCGGACGTGGTGGTGCTGGGCATCGGCGTCGAGCCGCGCACGGCGCTGGCACGAGCTGCCGGACTGCCGCTCGGCGAGTCCGGCGGGCTCCTGACGGACCTGTCGATGCGGGTCCGGGGCCACGAGGAGGTCTGGGCGGGCGGCGACTGCGTGGAGGTGCTGGACCTGGTGGCGGGCCGCAACCGGCACATCCCGCTGGGCACGCACGCCAACAAGCACGGCCAGGTGATCGGCTCGGGCGTGGGCGGCGGCTACGCGACGTTCCCGGGCGTCGTGGGGACCGCGGTGAGCAAGGTCTGCGACCTGGAGATCGCCCGTACGGGACTGCGCGAGCGGGACGCCCGGGAGGCGGGCCTGCGCTTCGTGACGGCGACCATCCGCTCGACGAACACGGCGGGCTACTACCCGGGCGCGGCCGCGATGACCGTCAAGATGCTGGCGGAGCGGCGCACGGGGCGGCTGCTGGGCGTCCAGATCGTCGGCGGTGCGGGGTCCGCGAAGCGGGTGGACGTGGCGGCGGTCGCCCTCACGGCGGGCATGACCGTCGAGCAGATCGTCTCCCTGGACCTGGGCTACGCGCCCCCGTTCTCCCCGGTCTGGGACCCGGTCCTGGTGGCGGCCCGCCGCGCCGTCTCCGCAGTGCGGGCGGCCGGGGTCTGA
- the hemE gene encoding uroporphyrinogen decarboxylase: MSANLSPAGQPSQTYDSAFLKACRREPVPHTPVWFMRQAGRSLPEYRKVREGTAMLESCMRPDLVTEITMQPVRRHNVDAAIFFSDIVVPLKAIGVDLDIKPGIGPVVAQPIRRREDLAQLRDLTPEDVSYVTEAIGMLTGELGSTPLIGFAGAPFTLASYLVEGGPSKNHEHTKALMYGDPELWAELLDRLAEITSAFLKVQIEAGASAVQLFDSWVGALAPADYRRSVMPASAKVLESVASYGVPRIHFGVGTGELLGLMGEAGADVMGVDYRVALDEAVKRVGPGKALQGNLDPAVLFSTEEAVRTKTDEVLAAAAGLEGHIFNLGHGVLPTTDPDALTRLVDYVHTRTQR; the protein is encoded by the coding sequence GTGAGCGCCAACCTCAGCCCCGCGGGCCAGCCGAGTCAGACGTACGATTCCGCCTTCCTGAAGGCGTGCCGGCGGGAGCCGGTGCCGCACACCCCCGTGTGGTTCATGAGGCAGGCCGGCCGCTCACTCCCCGAGTACCGCAAGGTGCGCGAGGGCACGGCCATGCTCGAGTCCTGCATGCGCCCCGACCTGGTCACCGAGATCACCATGCAGCCGGTGCGGCGCCACAACGTCGACGCGGCGATCTTCTTCTCCGACATCGTGGTCCCGCTGAAGGCCATCGGCGTCGACCTGGACATCAAGCCGGGCATCGGCCCGGTCGTCGCCCAGCCGATCCGCCGCCGCGAGGACCTCGCACAGCTGCGCGACCTCACCCCGGAGGACGTCTCGTACGTCACCGAGGCGATCGGCATGCTCACGGGTGAACTGGGCTCCACGCCGTTGATCGGTTTCGCCGGCGCGCCTTTCACCCTCGCGAGCTACCTCGTCGAGGGCGGCCCCTCCAAGAACCACGAGCACACCAAGGCCCTGATGTACGGGGACCCGGAGCTGTGGGCCGAGCTGCTCGACCGCCTCGCGGAGATCACCTCCGCCTTCCTGAAGGTCCAGATCGAGGCCGGCGCCTCGGCCGTCCAGCTCTTCGACTCCTGGGTCGGCGCGCTGGCCCCGGCCGACTACCGCCGCTCCGTGATGCCGGCGTCCGCCAAGGTCCTGGAGTCCGTCGCCTCGTACGGGGTCCCGCGGATCCACTTCGGCGTGGGCACGGGCGAGCTCCTCGGCCTGATGGGCGAGGCCGGCGCGGACGTCATGGGCGTCGACTACCGGGTCGCGCTGGACGAGGCCGTCAAGCGGGTCGGCCCCGGCAAGGCGCTCCAGGGCAACCTGGACCCCGCCGTCCTCTTCTCCACGGAGGAGGCCGTGCGGACGAAGACGGACGAGGTCCTCGCTGCGGCGGCGGGCCTGGAGGGCCACATCTTCAACCTGGGCCACGGCGTCCTCCCGACGACCGACCCGGACGCCCTGACCCGCCTGGTGGACTACGTCCACACCCGGACCCAGCGCTAG
- a CDS encoding DUF3000 domain-containing protein, producing the protein MAAAQGRFSDGADGMDSAEESSVPLPFRRAVEGLRKARLRPGIEIDPTKPPQRLAPYAYALEAAVVEGEDDLADGRLILLHDPAGHDAWQGTFRLVTLVRAELEPEMAADPLLPEVCWSWLTGALEARGLAYGEASGTVTMAASHYFGGLAERRPATQIEIRASWTPREGVGGVPDTTAHLAAWCELLCQIAGLPPVGPTDSATGVVSLPQRRGPHHP; encoded by the coding sequence ATGGCTGCGGCTCAGGGACGATTTTCAGATGGCGCTGACGGTATGGACAGCGCGGAGGAGAGCTCCGTCCCGCTCCCGTTCCGGCGGGCGGTCGAGGGCTTGCGCAAGGCGCGGCTGCGGCCCGGGATCGAGATCGACCCGACGAAGCCGCCCCAGCGGCTGGCGCCGTACGCCTACGCCCTGGAGGCGGCGGTCGTGGAGGGGGAGGACGATCTGGCCGACGGCCGGCTCATCCTGCTGCACGATCCGGCCGGGCACGACGCCTGGCAGGGCACCTTCCGGCTGGTGACGCTGGTACGGGCGGAGCTGGAGCCGGAGATGGCGGCGGACCCGCTCCTGCCGGAGGTGTGCTGGTCCTGGCTGACGGGGGCGCTGGAGGCGCGCGGGCTGGCGTACGGGGAGGCGAGCGGGACCGTGACCATGGCGGCCTCGCACTACTTCGGGGGGCTCGCCGAGCGGCGTCCGGCCACCCAGATCGAGATCAGAGCCTCGTGGACCCCCCGCGAGGGGGTGGGCGGGGTGCCGGACACCACGGCGCACCTGGCGGCCTGGTGCGAGCTGCTGTGCCAGATCGCGGGGCTGCCGCCGGTGGGGCCGACGGACAGCGCCACGGGCGTGGTGTCCCTGCCACAGCGGCGCGGTCCGCACCACCCGTAG
- a CDS encoding response regulator transcription factor yields the protein MSVLLEQPASLVAYRPNKPTAMVVVADPRVRSTVTRHLWALGVRDVIEASSIAEARPRVGSPRDICVADVHLPDGSGLTLLSETRAAGWPNGLALSAADDIGAVRNALAGGVKGYVVTGTRTNIGLPTRPGAAPIGAAAARMHRRPPGAPSHPGGYRELSGREVEVLRLVAEGQSNKAIGVSMGLSALTVKSHLARIARKLGTGDRAGMVAVALRTGIIH from the coding sequence GTGTCCGTTCTTCTCGAGCAGCCCGCAAGCCTGGTCGCCTACCGCCCGAACAAGCCGACGGCCATGGTCGTCGTGGCCGACCCGCGCGTCCGTTCCACCGTGACCCGCCATCTGTGGGCCCTCGGAGTCCGTGACGTGATCGAGGCGTCGTCCATCGCGGAGGCCCGCCCCCGCGTCGGCAGCCCGCGCGACATCTGCGTGGCCGACGTACACCTGCCCGACGGTTCCGGTCTCACCCTGCTCTCCGAGACCCGCGCCGCCGGCTGGCCGAACGGCCTGGCCCTGTCCGCCGCCGATGACATCGGTGCCGTGCGCAACGCCCTCGCGGGCGGAGTGAAGGGCTACGTCGTCACCGGTACGCGGACCAACATCGGGCTCCCCACCCGGCCCGGCGCCGCCCCCATCGGTGCCGCCGCCGCCCGTATGCACCGCCGCCCCCCGGGTGCCCCGAGCCACCCGGGCGGCTACCGAGAGCTCTCCGGCCGCGAGGTCGAGGTCCTGCGCCTCGTCGCGGAGGGCCAGTCCAACAAGGCCATCGGCGTCTCGATGGGCCTGTCCGCCCTGACCGTCAAGTCCCACCTCGCCCGCATCGCCCGCAAGCTGGGCACCGGCGACCGGGCCGGAATGGTCGCCGTCGCCCTGCGGACGGGGATCATCCACTGA
- a CDS encoding ribonuclease D gives MTDAQETAAHLRTTTGGGPPDAEVPSDGQPTPIPLLEPREGIPPVVADAEALARVVAAFAAGTGPVAVDAERASGYRYGQRAYLVQLRREGAGSALIDPVGCPDLSALGEALSGTEWILHAATQDLPCLREIGMVPTSLFDTELAGRLAGFPRVGLGAMVESVLGYALEKGHSAVDWSTRPLPEPWLRYAALDVELLVDLRDALEKELDRQGKLDWARQEFDAIAAAPPAPPRKDPWRRTSGMHKVRRRRQMAVVRELWESRDRIAQRRDVSPGKVLGDAAIVEAALALPANVHALSALPGYGQRMGRRQLDQWMAAVDRAKALPENELPQPGATPAGPPPPRSWADKDPAAAARLSAARAAVSALAEELNLPQENLITPDTVRRLCWEPPQRLEADTVAGALAGYGARPWQIEQVTDALVTALAATA, from the coding sequence GTGACCGACGCCCAAGAGACCGCAGCACACCTGCGCACCACCACCGGGGGCGGCCCCCCGGACGCCGAGGTTCCGTCCGATGGGCAGCCGACGCCGATTCCCTTGCTCGAGCCCCGCGAGGGCATCCCCCCGGTCGTCGCCGACGCCGAGGCGCTCGCCCGGGTGGTCGCGGCCTTCGCCGCCGGCACCGGGCCCGTGGCCGTCGACGCCGAGCGCGCCTCCGGCTACCGCTACGGCCAGCGCGCCTACCTGGTGCAGCTGCGCCGCGAGGGCGCGGGGTCCGCGCTGATCGACCCGGTCGGCTGCCCGGACCTGTCCGCGCTGGGCGAGGCCCTCTCCGGGACCGAGTGGATCCTGCACGCCGCCACCCAGGACCTCCCGTGCCTGCGTGAAATAGGCATGGTGCCCACCTCGCTCTTCGACACCGAGCTGGCCGGCCGCCTGGCGGGCTTCCCCCGGGTCGGACTCGGCGCCATGGTCGAGAGCGTGCTCGGCTACGCCCTGGAGAAGGGGCACTCCGCCGTCGACTGGTCCACCCGCCCGCTCCCCGAGCCGTGGCTGCGCTACGCCGCGCTGGACGTGGAGCTGCTGGTGGACCTGCGGGACGCGCTGGAGAAGGAACTGGACCGGCAGGGCAAGCTGGACTGGGCCCGCCAGGAGTTCGACGCCATCGCCGCGGCCCCGCCCGCCCCGCCCCGCAAGGACCCGTGGCGCCGTACCTCCGGCATGCACAAGGTGCGCCGCCGCCGGCAGATGGCGGTCGTACGGGAGCTGTGGGAGTCCCGCGACCGCATCGCGCAGCGCCGGGACGTCTCCCCCGGCAAGGTGCTGGGCGACGCGGCGATCGTGGAGGCGGCCCTGGCCCTCCCCGCGAACGTGCACGCGCTGTCGGCCCTGCCCGGGTACGGGCAGCGGATGGGCCGGCGCCAGCTGGACCAGTGGATGGCCGCCGTGGACCGGGCGAAGGCCCTGCCCGAGAACGAGCTGCCGCAGCCGGGGGCGACCCCGGCGGGCCCGCCCCCGCCGCGTTCCTGGGCGGACAAGGACCCGGCCGCCGCGGCCCGGCTGTCCGCGGCCCGTGCGGCCGTATCGGCGCTGGCGGAGGAACTGAACCTGCCGCAGGAGAACCTGATCACCCCGGACACGGTGCGCCGGCTGTGCTGGGAGCCTCCGCAGCGACTGGAGGCGGACACGGTGGCCGGGGCCCTGGCCGGCTACGGCGCCCGCCCCTGGCAGATCGAACAGGTCACCGACGCCCTGGTCACGGCCCTCGCCGCGACCGCCTGA
- a CDS encoding alpha/beta fold hydrolase: MPAPVVTDHHVPHISTMPANKGDVVELFVRERNGTPTDGPRRPVLMLHGRSVPGLAAFDLAHKKYSWADELAKKDFDVFVMELQGSGLSTRPKMDDPRNVSPAQQNLLVPNPNPTLYTGGPNYAAQLNNSQSDWDEVDTVVEFILGITGASEVDLIGYSAAAQQLGPYAIQHPGKVRSLFLLAPIFPPKGRPSAPGTDFDAPVPLPVSAPAAAFGYPMTVGTKGGFKTVWDRDLHCPQQRESDDMVDIVWKAVMDTDPIGRYWGGPVPGAPEGLNRVRNSYWWGWNSTTVKLNGTLGATVPVCLVYGAYDTIVNTSPDLGLLYFSVPELYKAMPGQDKLMFRIACASHQVPWERESKLVHTMSEHWLKQGKVEGATSGAFDRDEDGVLTPL; encoded by the coding sequence ATGCCCGCACCCGTCGTCACCGACCACCACGTGCCCCACATCTCGACCATGCCCGCGAACAAGGGCGACGTCGTGGAACTCTTCGTCCGCGAGCGCAACGGCACGCCGACCGACGGCCCGCGCCGGCCCGTCCTCATGCTGCACGGCCGGAGCGTCCCGGGCCTGGCGGCCTTCGACCTCGCGCACAAGAAGTACAGCTGGGCCGACGAGCTGGCGAAGAAGGACTTCGACGTCTTCGTGATGGAACTCCAGGGATCCGGCCTGTCCACCCGCCCGAAGATGGACGACCCGCGCAACGTCAGCCCGGCGCAGCAGAACCTCCTCGTCCCCAATCCGAATCCGACGCTCTATACCGGCGGGCCGAACTACGCGGCGCAGCTGAACAACTCGCAGAGCGACTGGGACGAGGTCGACACGGTCGTCGAGTTCATCCTCGGGATCACCGGCGCCTCGGAGGTCGACCTCATCGGCTATTCCGCGGCCGCCCAGCAGCTCGGGCCGTACGCCATCCAGCACCCCGGCAAGGTGCGCAGCCTCTTCCTGCTGGCGCCGATCTTCCCGCCGAAGGGCAGGCCGAGCGCGCCCGGGACCGATTTCGACGCACCGGTGCCGCTGCCGGTGTCCGCTCCGGCGGCCGCCTTCGGCTATCCGATGACCGTCGGCACGAAAGGCGGCTTCAAGACCGTGTGGGACAGGGACCTGCACTGTCCGCAACAGCGCGAGAGCGACGACATGGTCGACATCGTCTGGAAGGCGGTCATGGACACCGACCCGATCGGCCGCTACTGGGGCGGCCCGGTGCCCGGAGCGCCGGAAGGGCTGAACCGCGTCCGGAACTCGTACTGGTGGGGATGGAACTCCACCACCGTCAAGCTGAACGGGACGCTCGGCGCCACGGTACCCGTCTGCCTCGTGTACGGGGCGTACGACACCATCGTGAACACCTCGCCGGACCTGGGCCTGCTGTACTTCTCGGTGCCCGAGCTCTACAAGGCCATGCCCGGGCAGGACAAGCTGATGTTCCGGATCGCCTGCGCGAGCCACCAGGTGCCCTGGGAGCGCGAGTCGAAGCTGGTGCACACCATGTCCGAGCACTGGCTCAAGCAGGGCAAGGTCGAGGGCGCGACCTCCGGCGCCTTCGACCGGGACGAGGACGGGGTCCTCACTCCCTTGTAG
- a CDS encoding acetyl-CoA C-acyltransferase — protein MPRTVRDVVFVDGVRTPFGKAGPKGIYHETRADDLVVKAIRELLRRNPDLDPAKIDEVAIAATTQIGDQGLTLGRTAGILAGLPQSVPGYSIDRMCAGALTAVTAVAGGVAFGAYDVALAGGVEHMGRHPMGEGVDPNPRFVSEKLVDESALFMGMTAENLHDRYPTITKLRADEYAVRSQEKAAKAYADGKIQQDLVPISVRNTNEAVGETGWGLVTTDEPMRPGTTLENLAGLKTPFRTHGRVTAGNAAGLNDGATAAIIASEDFARENNLPVKMRLVSYSFAGVEPEVMGYGPIPATEKALAQAGLTIEDIGLFEVNEAFAVQVLAFLEHYGIADDDARVNQYGGAIAFGHPLASSGVRLMTQLARQFEEQPHVRYGLTTMCVGFGMGATVIWENPNFNAEGDSK, from the coding sequence GTGCCTCGTACCGTCAGGGACGTCGTCTTCGTCGACGGCGTCCGCACCCCGTTCGGCAAGGCGGGCCCGAAGGGCATCTACCACGAGACCCGCGCCGACGACCTCGTCGTGAAGGCGATCCGGGAGCTGCTGCGCCGCAACCCGGACCTGGACCCCGCGAAGATCGACGAGGTCGCCATCGCCGCGACCACGCAGATCGGCGACCAGGGCCTGACGCTGGGCCGCACGGCCGGCATCCTCGCGGGCCTCCCGCAGTCCGTCCCGGGCTACTCCATCGACCGCATGTGCGCCGGCGCGCTGACCGCCGTGACCGCCGTCGCGGGCGGTGTGGCCTTCGGTGCCTACGACGTCGCCCTCGCCGGCGGTGTCGAGCACATGGGCCGCCACCCCATGGGCGAGGGCGTGGACCCGAACCCGCGCTTCGTCTCCGAGAAGCTGGTCGACGAGTCCGCCCTGTTCATGGGCATGACCGCCGAGAACCTGCACGACCGGTACCCGACGATCACCAAGCTCCGCGCCGACGAGTACGCCGTGCGCTCGCAGGAGAAGGCCGCCAAGGCGTACGCCGACGGCAAGATCCAGCAGGACCTGGTCCCGATCTCGGTGCGCAACACCAACGAGGCGGTCGGTGAGACGGGCTGGGGCCTGGTCACCACCGACGAGCCGATGCGCCCGGGCACCACGCTGGAGAACCTGGCCGGCCTGAAGACCCCGTTCCGTACGCACGGCCGGGTCACCGCGGGCAACGCCGCCGGTCTCAACGACGGTGCCACCGCCGCGATCATCGCGTCCGAGGACTTCGCCCGGGAGAACAACCTCCCGGTCAAGATGCGCCTGGTCTCGTACTCCTTCGCGGGTGTCGAGCCGGAGGTCATGGGCTACGGCCCGATCCCGGCCACCGAGAAGGCCCTCGCGCAGGCCGGTCTGACGATCGAGGACATCGGCCTCTTCGAGGTCAACGAGGCCTTCGCGGTCCAGGTGCTCGCCTTCCTTGAGCACTACGGCATCGCCGACGACGACGCCCGCGTGAACCAGTACGGCGGCGCCATCGCCTTCGGTCACCCGCTGGCCTCCTCCGGCGTGCGTCTGATGACGCAGCTGGCCCGCCAGTTCGAGGAGCAGCCGCACGTCCGCTACGGCCTGACCACCATGTGCGTCGGCTTCGGCATGGGCGCCACGGTCATCTGGGAGAACCCGAACTTCAACGCCGAGGGAGACTCCAAGTGA